A portion of the Canis lupus baileyi chromosome 6, mCanLup2.hap1, whole genome shotgun sequence genome contains these proteins:
- the LOC140634772 gene encoding large ribosomal subunit protein eL32-like produces MAALRPLVKPKIVKKRTKKFIQHQSDPICRYVKIKRNWWKPRGIDNGVRRRFKGQILMPNIGYGSNKKTKHMLPSGFRKFLIHNVKEQLEVLLMCNKSYCAEIAHNVSSKNCKAIVQRAAQLAIRDTNPNARLCSKENE; encoded by the coding sequence ATGGCTGCCCTCAGACCTCTAGTGAAGCCCAAGATCGTTAAAAAGAGGACCAAGAAGTTCATCCAGCACCAGTCAGACCCAATATGTCGATATGTCAAAATTAAGCGCAACTGGTGGAAACCCAGAGGCATTGACAATGGGGTACGCAGAAGATTCAAGGGCCAGATCTTGATGCCCAACATTGGTTATGGgagcaataagaaaacaaagcacatgcTGCCCAGTGGCTTCAGGAAGTTCCTAATCCACAATGTCAAGGAGCAGCTAGAAGTGCTGCTGATGTGCAACAAATCTTATTGTGCAGAGATTGCTCACAATGTATCCTCCAAGAACTGCAAAGCCATTGTGCAAAGAGCAGCCCAGCTGGCCATCAGAGACACCAATCCCAATGCCAGGCTGTgtagcaaagaaaatgaatag